One Thunnus maccoyii chromosome 14, fThuMac1.1, whole genome shotgun sequence genomic window carries:
- the slf2 gene encoding SMC5-SMC6 complex localization factor protein 2 isoform X2, whose protein sequence is MKPSQVPNRLSHPPPRRMRIFPVQSPELCHTDRLGPPRPYPHPVGPIHSSGFVPNGPLNFGTRAVRPLSMPRDRLDPAQPPGSNCSPQLIPVSQTNIGASYNKPPPSPSRMFHHAPPHSRKDLSNHSLPSHIRRDQMTESTVTLSNSGRKNATVQQQDLTKAQSNDVRSPIQTIQLHRPPMTLSVTPRKVQDVCSLSLADSESRRPCTSQWPQRGYHPSMSTQSSDRSRGSSLPMMHSPVAPYQDQYHKRTPSSEKFIPVVDLNSTSQKRRRESEASDDSAKKLCLQDANSGKAQTRKPTAGNSLSSSLVPPSRNSSGLEPLPKTTDGHLRTEPACGQSTCLEPSPTSCTSLSPKPCVKRQPSMGAKQAYINSNQNYVVKLTDVRSPKPGGEILRKRGEENDKRCKSSTLLSSEIPQKHAGSSPHVQLGSHHSGHNHNNTSPSPVRTLSKVKHMKETRKSDNSTPKPVSKSNSGSLRRTIERNKISHPRRPVVIADDIGDLFTPDLTTYVVCPAPKTAKPKVDGGPMKSPSSEKSCSSSTVATSSAPITGSLCRKAQNSTGTVSPHAADTTIPFLSSPQVSLPAVSLERVKLETLLSFSPKDSELRNSPITSSSRQLKDESVKTDEKHKPLLPNDVRPCALKTDTAASEQTSTSHYFQSTLLERQAGERDRQQVYKEDPIDVELDLGLSFALDMDLTQSSHSSDEEQLLSFQEMMERVTKPPDTPDKGAFSEPSTPGHDIRQSKTLPLPSTTKSGIYKNNLDQMLKEINTNKKAKEIETELLTACKEDLLRIAEYEEAEENCEEGISTEQQEFLQRYSLMSSAIKEVPPGEVVFNLEKFGRIFNQDTLQLRRCMANPQGTAQKTLLWSSPAQLRLHLNIGLFQEAYDCRSPCPTQVTRFLFKMMSVHTERMVSEKILQVLCDIACTAAYQIVKNGSQQFNVWVPGLADVTLVLMNMGVAFVTLFPFESLQPPFTEGDLLEDVYIKSESPSSNKEQGIFPEHNCNNILKYLDYCMGLCPRAYSDNELLLLLTVVGRMGLDTRLILQSSVELYPLQYKIVNNIRDWDTMLPRICLALTDLTDDHHNMCLLVQLLPDNTRGKQLRRHLSLSMISKLLDGTCTYRPTEKEFQLLELRPYLHRMQPSTLLRGMLNSSSRSQKEKEEDMAILDQQAYYLCYSLLTLANEASNFQFFPARQKEQLLFLSSELEMHIKCDIRESEKCLYRSKVKDLVARIYTKWQMLLQRTRPLHGKLYDYWEPPPVDILISSQEEQEMDISDGEGTVNEENTAMEEDEEEGTSGVEENEVAMVAEEKKEKEKEGDDTIVDTNKEKEGEDTVDDTNKEKEGEDTVDDTNKEREKKGDDTVDDTNKEKEGEDTIVDTNKEKRGDDTIDGTNKEREKKGDDTIDDTNKEREKKGDDTIDDTNKEKEKKGDDTVDVTNKEKEKEGDDTVDVTNKEKEKKGDDTVDDTNKEKEKEGDDTVDVTNKEKEKEGDDTIDGTNKTGNDMTQNERLEEIEGGDAINDKSITDKAVEPVSEALNQEMPEMECQATEEQIDADSVERTEGETENLIITGSSM, encoded by the exons ATGAAGCCCTCTCAGGTCCCTAACCGGCTTTCTCACCCGCCACCCAGGAGAATGAGAATATTTCCAGTTCAAAGCCCTGAGCTGtgccacacagacagactgggtcCACCGCGGCCATATCCTCATCCTGTGGGACCGATACATTCATCAGGATTTGTTCCAAACGGCCCACTTAATTTTGGGACCCGGGCAGTTAGGCCACTGTCTATGCCAAGGGACAGACTGGATCCTGCTCAACCCCCAGGGTCAAACTGTTCACCACAACTTATTCCAGTCAGCCAAACAAACATTGGTGCCTCCTATAATAAGCCACCACCCTCGCCTTCAAGGATGTTTCACCATGCACCCCCTCATTCAAGGAAGGATTTAAGCAACCACTCTCTGCCCTCCCACATCAGGAGAGATCAAATGACAGAATCCACGGTCACCTTATCTAACTCAGGAAGGAAAAATGCAACCGTACAACAACAAGACTTAACCAAG GCTCAATCCAATGATGTAAGGAGTCCCATACAAACCATCCAGCTGCACAGGCCTCCTATGACCCTGTCAGTCACCCCCAGAAAAGTTCAGGATGTTTGCTCACTGTCACTAGCTGACTCAGAGTCCCGGAGGCCTTGTACCAGCCAGTGGCCCCAGAGGGGCTACCACCCTTCTATGAGTACCCAGTCATCTGACAGGAGTAGAGGTTCAAGTTTACCTATGATGCACAGCCCTGTTGCCCCTTACCAG gACCAGTATCATAAACGAACGCCTTCAAGTGAAAAGTTCATTCCAG TTGTGGACTTGAATAGCACATCTCAGAAGCGGCGCAGGGAGTCTGAGGCCTCTGACGACAGTGCCAAGAAACTGTGTCTTCAGGATGCAAACTCTGGCAAAGCACAAACACGTAAACCAACTGCTGGCAACTCACTCAGCTCTTCTCTGGTGCCGCCATCGAGGAATTCCTCAGGCTTGGAACCGTTGCCCAAAACCACAGATGGCCATCTGCGCACAGAACCGGCATGTGGCCAGTCAACATGCTTGGAACCATCACCAACATCCTGCACATCACTGTCACCCAAACCTTGTGTAAAAAGACAACCATCAATGGGGGCAAAGCAGGCCTATATAAATTCCAATCAGAATTATGTTGTCAAGTTAACAGATGTAAGATCACCAAAGCCAGGTGGAGAAATTTTGAGGAAAAGAGGTGAGGAAAACGATAAAAGGTGTAAATCAAGCACTTTGTTATCCTCTGAGATCCCCCAGAAGCACGCTGGTAGCTCACCTCATGTTCAGTTAGGGAGCCACCACTCCggtcataatcataataataccTCACCCTCACCAGTCAGGACCCTGAGCAAAGTTAAGCATATGAAGGAGACTAGAAAGTCAGACAATAGCACTCCCAAGCCAGTCTCAAAATCAAACTCAGGTTCTCTGAGGCGCACGATAGAACGGAACAAAATATCCCACCCACGAAGACCTGTAGTAATAGCTGATGATATAGGTGACCTTTTCACCCCTGATCTCACGACCTATGTTGTCTGCCCTGCACCTAAGACTGCAAAACCCAAGGTGGATGGGGGACCAATGAAATCACCCTCCTCAGAAAAAAGTTGTTCATCCAGCACTGTGGCCACCTCCAGCGCCCCAATTACTGGATCCTTGTGTCGCAAAGCTCAAAACTCCACAGGAACTGTTTCCCCACATGCAGCGGATACGACAATCCCCTTTTTATCAAGCCCACAAGTCTCCTTGCCAGCTGTGTCTTTAGAGCGGGTAAAACTTGAAACTTTACTATCCTTTTCCCCTAAAGACAGTGAACTCAGAAACAGTCCCATCACTTCTTCAAGCAGGCAGCTTAAGGATGAGAGTGTTAAAACTGATGAGAAACACAAACCACTCCTCCCCAACGATGTGAGACCATGTGCTTTAAAGACAGACACTGCTGCCTCTGAACAAACCTCGACATCTCATTATTTTCAGTCCACACTGTTGGAGAGGCAGGCAGGTGAAAGGGATAGACAGCAGGTGTATAAAGAGGATCCTATAGACGTGGAGCTGGACCTAGGCCTGAGCTTTGCGTTAGATATGGATCTAACTCAGAGCTCCCATAGCAGTGACGAGGAGCAGCTGCTTTCCTTTCAGGAGATGATGGAGCGTGTTACCAAACCTCCAGATACACCAGATAAGGGAGCCTTCTCAGAGCCTAGTACACCTGGACATGACATCCGCCAGTCAAAAACT CTGCCGTTGCCATCCACCACAAAGTCGGGCATCTACAAGAATAACCTTGACCAGATGCTGAAGGAAATAAACACCAATAAGAA AGCTAAAGAGATTGAGACAGAACTTTTAACTGCATGTAAAGAGGACCTGTTGAGGATAGCTGAATATGAGGAGGCTGAGGAGAACTGCGAGGAGGGCATCTCCACTGAACAACA GGAATTCCTGCAGCGCTACTCATTGATGTCCAGTGCAATCAAGGAGGTGCCTCCAGGAGAAGTAGTGTTCAACCTGGAGAAATTTGGCCGGATCTTCAACCAGGATACGCTGCAGCTCAGGCGATGCATGGCCAATCCACAGGGCACAGCACAGAAAACACTTCTTTG GTCCAGCCCTGCTCAACTGAGGTTGCATCTGAATATCGGATTGTTCCAGGAAGCGTACGACTGTCGCTCACCCTGTCCAACTCAGGTTACCCGTTTCCTATTCAAG ATGATGTCAGTCCATACTGAGAGGATGGTTTCTGAAAAGATTCTACAAGTTCTCTGTGATATCGCCTGCACTGCTGCTTATCAGATAG TGAAAAATGGAAGCCAGCAGTTTAACGTGTGGGTGCCCGGTTTGGCTGATGTGACGTTGGTCCTGATGAATATGGGAGTTGCATTTGTTACTCTTTTCCCTTTTGAAAGTCTGCAGCCTCCATTCACAGAGGGAGATCTACT ggaGGATGTCTATATCAAAAGTGAAAGTCCCTCCAGCAACAAGGAGCAGGGCATTTTCCCTGAACACAACTGTAACAACATCTTGAAG TACCTGGATTACTGTATGGGCCTGTGTCCACGGGCCTACAGCGACAAcgagctgctgttgctgctaaCTGTGGTGGGCAGGATGGGCCTGGACACTCGGCTCATCCTCCAGTCCAGTGTGGAACTTTACCCTCTACAGTATAAAATTGTGAACAACATCAGGGACTGGGACACCATG cTACCCAGAATCTGTCTGGCTCTGACTGATCTGACAGATGACCACCACAACATGTGCCTGCTAGTTCAACTGCTGCCTGACAACACACGTGGAAA gcAACTGCGACGACATCTCAGTCTGTCCATGATCTCTAAACTGTTAGATGGAACTTGTACGTACAGACCTACAGAAAAAGAGTTTCAG CTCTTGGAACTGAGGCCGTACCTGCACCGTATGCAACCCTCCACCCTTCTCCGAGGCATGTTGAACTCCTCCAGCAGGagtcagaaagagaaagaggaggacatGGCCATCCTAGATCAGCAG gcttaCTACCTCTGCTACAGCCTCCTGACTTTGGCAAATGAAGCCTCCAATTTTCAGTTCTTCCCAGCTCGACAGAAG gagcagctgctgtttttgaGCTCTGAGCTGGAAATGCATATTAAATGTGACATCAGAGAGAGTGAGAAGTGTCTTTACCGGAGTAAG GTAAAGGACCTGGTGGCCAGGATCTACACCAAGTGGCAGATGCTCCTTCAGAGGACCAGGCCTCTCCAT GGTAAGCTGTATGATTATTGGGAGCCTCCGCCTGTGGACATATTGATCAGCAGCCAGGAAGAGCAGGAGATGGACATCAGTGATGGGGAGGGTACTGTGAATGAGGAAAATACTGCgatggaggaagatgaagaggagggaaCCAGTGGAGTTGAAGAGAATGAGGTTGCAATGGTTgctgaggagaagaaggaaaaggagaaggagggagatgATACAATAGTTGACACAAACaaggagaaggaaggagaggatACAGTTGATGACACAAACaaggagaaggaaggagaagaTACAGTTGATGACACAAacaaggagagggagaagaaaggagaTGATACAGTTGATGACACAAACaaggagaaggaaggagaagaTACAATAGTTGACACAaacaaggagaagagaggagatgatACAATAGATGGCACAAacaaggagagggagaagaaaggagaTGATACAATAGATGACACAAacaaggagagggagaagaaaggagaTGATACAATAGATGACACAaacaaggagaaggagaaaaaaggagatgATACAGTAGATGTCACAaacaaggagaaggagaaggaaggagacGATACAGTAGATGTCACAaacaaggagaaggagaagaaaggagatgATACAGTAGATGACACAaacaaggagaaggagaaggaaggagacGATACAGTAGATGTCACAaacaaggagaaggagaaggaaggagatGATACAATAGATGGCACAAACAAGACAGGGAATGACATGACTCAGAATGAAAGGCTAGAAGAAATTGAGGGAGGCGATGCAATTAATGACAAAAGTATAACAGACAAAGCAGTAGAACCGGTATCTGAGGCGTTGAACCAAGAGATGCCAGAGATGGAGTGTCAAGCAACAGAAGAGCAAATAGATGCTGATAGCGTAGAACGTACCGAGGGGGAGACTGAAAATCTTATCATAACAGGAAGCAGCatgtga